A genomic region of Nymphaea colorata isolate Beijing-Zhang1983 chromosome 2, ASM883128v2, whole genome shotgun sequence contains the following coding sequences:
- the LOC116246701 gene encoding protease Do-like 8, chloroplastic isoform X1: MQDVLTLQASLQTLGSVLPKWSGRRELFLSSASQLRRASPPLSSSKDLRNDFLEEGNQRSVSRLKPDEQCLKDLPRIVYYDRFSATRRMLFTSMAMYFWGHPSWVPAAHALGDPTVTIEEVTPPIYPSGKLFPTEERIVNLFARNTYSVVNIFDVTLRPQLNMTGVIEVPEGNGSGVVWDRLGHIVTNYHVVGNALSRNPSPGKVVARVNILVSEGLQKSFEGKLVGADRLKDLAVLKVEAPMDILRPINVGTSSVLKVGQRCLAIGNPFGFDHTLTVGVISGLSREIFSQAGVTISGGIQTDAAINPGNSGGPLLDSKGNMIGINTAIFTQTGTSAGVGFAIPSSTVLKVVPQLIQFGKAIRAGLNLELAPDPVANQLNVRNGALVLQVPANSLAAKAGLLPTRRGFAGNLILGDIIVGVDNHPVKNKAELSKVLDDDYSVGDRVLLKIQRGDERLELPIILEQAS, from the exons ATGCAGGACGTTCTGACCCTCCAGGCGTCCCTCCAAACGCTTGGTTCCGTCCTCCCCAAGTGGTCCGGGAGGAGGGAGCTGTTCCTCAGCAGTGCTTCCCAACTTCGTCGCgcttctcctcctctttcttcttcgaAGGACTTGAGAAACGATTTCTTAGAAGAAGGGAACCAGAGATCCGTTTCGAGATTGAA ACCAGATGAACAATGTCTCAAGGACCTGCCTAGGATAGTCTATTATGACAGATTTTCTGCAACGCGTCGGATGTTGTTTACAAGCATGGCCATGTATTTCTGGGGTCATCCTTCATGGGTTCCTGCAG CTCATGCTCTGGGTGATCCTACTGTGACAATTGAAGAAGTAACACCACCTATTTACCCTTCTGGGAAGCTATTCCCTACAGAG GAGCGCATTGTCAACCTGTTTGCTAGGAACACGTATTCCGTTGTGAACATATTTGATGTTACATTGCGACCTCAGTTGAATATGACAGGTGTCATTGAG GTTCCTGAAGGAAATGGTTCAGGAGTCGTGTGGGACAGACTGGGCCATATTGTTACAAACTATCATG TGGTTGGCAATGCACTTTCTAGGAATCCTAGCCCTGGCAAAGTAGTTGCGCGTGTTAACATCCTTGTGTCTGAAGG GCTTCAGAAGAGTTTTGAGGGAAAGTTAGTTGGGGCAGATCGTTTAAAGGATCTTGCTGTCTTGAAG GTGGAGGCCCCAATGGATATATTGAGACCGATCAATGTTGGCACCTCGTCTGTTCTGAAAGTTGGACAGAGATGCTTAGCAATTGGAAACCCATTTGGTTTTGACCACACTTTGACAGTTGGTGTTATTAGCGGTTTAAGTCGAGAAATTTTTAGCCAGGCTGGGGTGACAATAAGTGGTGGAATTCAGACTGATGCAGCCATTAATCCAGGAAACAG TGGTGGTCCTTTACTGGATTCAAAGGGAAATATGATTGGAATCAACACAGCCATATTTACACAGACTG GTACTTCAGCTGGCGTAGGCTTCGCTATACCATCTTCAACAGTGCTTAAAGTTGTTCCGCAGCTAATCCAGTTTGGCAAG GCCATTCGGGCAGGTTTGAATTTGGAGTTAGCACCAGACCCAGTTGCAAATCAGTTGAATGTTCGAAATGGGGCCCTTGTTTTGCAG GTCCCTGCAAACAGTCTTGCAGCAAAAGCTGGACTCTTACCTACCAGGAGAGGATTTGCCGGTAACTTAATCCTCGGAGACATTATCGTGGGCGTTGACAACCACCct GTTAAAAATAAAGCAGAGTTATCCAAGGTTCTTGATGATGATTATAGTGTTGGGGATAGGGTGCTATTGAAGATACAAAGAGGTGATGAAAGGCTAGAGTTGCCCATAATATTGGAGCAGGCGTCTTGA
- the LOC116246701 gene encoding protease Do-like 8, chloroplastic isoform X7 → MLFTSMAMYFWGHPSWVPAAHALGDPTVTIEEVTPPIYPSGKLFPTEERIVNLFARNTYSVVNIFDVTLRPQLNMTGVIEVPEGNGSGVVWDRLGHIVTNYHVVGNALSRNPSPGKVVARVNILVSEGLQKSFEGKLVGADRLKDLAVLKVEAPMDILRPINVGTSSVLKVGQRCLAIGNPFGFDHTLTVGVISGLSREIFSQAGVTISGGIQTDAAINPGNSGGPLLDSKGNMIGINTAIFTQTGTSAGVGFAIPSSTVLKVVPQLIQFGKAIRAGLNLELAPDPVANQLNVRNGALVLQVPANSLAAKAGLLPTRRGFAGNLILGDIIVGVDNHPVKNKAELSKVLDDDYSVGDRVLLKIQRGDERLELPIILEQAS, encoded by the exons ATGTTGTTTACAAGCATGGCCATGTATTTCTGGGGTCATCCTTCATGGGTTCCTGCAG CTCATGCTCTGGGTGATCCTACTGTGACAATTGAAGAAGTAACACCACCTATTTACCCTTCTGGGAAGCTATTCCCTACAGAG GAGCGCATTGTCAACCTGTTTGCTAGGAACACGTATTCCGTTGTGAACATATTTGATGTTACATTGCGACCTCAGTTGAATATGACAGGTGTCATTGAG GTTCCTGAAGGAAATGGTTCAGGAGTCGTGTGGGACAGACTGGGCCATATTGTTACAAACTATCATG TGGTTGGCAATGCACTTTCTAGGAATCCTAGCCCTGGCAAAGTAGTTGCGCGTGTTAACATCCTTGTGTCTGAAGG GCTTCAGAAGAGTTTTGAGGGAAAGTTAGTTGGGGCAGATCGTTTAAAGGATCTTGCTGTCTTGAAG GTGGAGGCCCCAATGGATATATTGAGACCGATCAATGTTGGCACCTCGTCTGTTCTGAAAGTTGGACAGAGATGCTTAGCAATTGGAAACCCATTTGGTTTTGACCACACTTTGACAGTTGGTGTTATTAGCGGTTTAAGTCGAGAAATTTTTAGCCAGGCTGGGGTGACAATAAGTGGTGGAATTCAGACTGATGCAGCCATTAATCCAGGAAACAG TGGTGGTCCTTTACTGGATTCAAAGGGAAATATGATTGGAATCAACACAGCCATATTTACACAGACTG GTACTTCAGCTGGCGTAGGCTTCGCTATACCATCTTCAACAGTGCTTAAAGTTGTTCCGCAGCTAATCCAGTTTGGCAAG GCCATTCGGGCAGGTTTGAATTTGGAGTTAGCACCAGACCCAGTTGCAAATCAGTTGAATGTTCGAAATGGGGCCCTTGTTTTGCAG GTCCCTGCAAACAGTCTTGCAGCAAAAGCTGGACTCTTACCTACCAGGAGAGGATTTGCCGGTAACTTAATCCTCGGAGACATTATCGTGGGCGTTGACAACCACCct GTTAAAAATAAAGCAGAGTTATCCAAGGTTCTTGATGATGATTATAGTGTTGGGGATAGGGTGCTATTGAAGATACAAAGAGGTGATGAAAGGCTAGAGTTGCCCATAATATTGGAGCAGGCGTCTTGA
- the LOC116246701 gene encoding protease Do-like 8, chloroplastic isoform X2: MQDVLTLQASLQTLGSVLPKWSGRRELFLSSASQLRRASPPLSSSKDLRNDFLEEGNQRSVSRLKPDEQCLKDLPRIVYYDRFSATRRMLFTSMAMYFWGHPSWVPAAHALGDPTVTIEEVTPPIYPSGKLFPTEERIVNLFARNTYSVVNIFDVTLRPQLNMTGVIEVPEGNGSGVVWDRLGHIVTNYHVVGNALSRNPSPGKVVARVNILVSEGLQKSFEGKLVGADRLKDLAVLKVEAPMDILRPINVGTSSVLKVGQRCLAIGNPFGFDHTLTVGVISGLSREIFSQAGVTISGGIQTDAAINPGNSGGPLLDSKGNMIGINTAIFTQTGTSAGVGFAIPSSTVLKVVPQLIQFGKAIRAGLNLELAPDPVANQLNVRNGALVLQVPANSLAAKAGLLPTRRGFAGNLILGDIIVGVDNHPVKNKAELSKVLDDDYSVGDRVLLKIQRGDEKLELPIVLEQAS, encoded by the exons ATGCAGGACGTTCTGACCCTCCAGGCGTCCCTCCAAACGCTTGGTTCCGTCCTCCCCAAGTGGTCCGGGAGGAGGGAGCTGTTCCTCAGCAGTGCTTCCCAACTTCGTCGCgcttctcctcctctttcttcttcgaAGGACTTGAGAAACGATTTCTTAGAAGAAGGGAACCAGAGATCCGTTTCGAGATTGAA ACCAGATGAACAATGTCTCAAGGACCTGCCTAGGATAGTCTATTATGACAGATTTTCTGCAACGCGTCGGATGTTGTTTACAAGCATGGCCATGTATTTCTGGGGTCATCCTTCATGGGTTCCTGCAG CTCATGCTCTGGGTGATCCTACTGTGACAATTGAAGAAGTAACACCACCTATTTACCCTTCTGGGAAGCTATTCCCTACAGAG GAGCGCATTGTCAACCTGTTTGCTAGGAACACGTATTCCGTTGTGAACATATTTGATGTTACATTGCGACCTCAGTTGAATATGACAGGTGTCATTGAG GTTCCTGAAGGAAATGGTTCAGGAGTCGTGTGGGACAGACTGGGCCATATTGTTACAAACTATCATG TGGTTGGCAATGCACTTTCTAGGAATCCTAGCCCTGGCAAAGTAGTTGCGCGTGTTAACATCCTTGTGTCTGAAGG GCTTCAGAAGAGTTTTGAGGGAAAGTTAGTTGGGGCAGATCGTTTAAAGGATCTTGCTGTCTTGAAG GTGGAGGCCCCAATGGATATATTGAGACCGATCAATGTTGGCACCTCGTCTGTTCTGAAAGTTGGACAGAGATGCTTAGCAATTGGAAACCCATTTGGTTTTGACCACACTTTGACAGTTGGTGTTATTAGCGGTTTAAGTCGAGAAATTTTTAGCCAGGCTGGGGTGACAATAAGTGGTGGAATTCAGACTGATGCAGCCATTAATCCAGGAAACAG TGGTGGTCCTTTACTGGATTCAAAGGGAAATATGATTGGAATCAACACAGCCATATTTACACAGACTG GTACTTCAGCTGGCGTAGGCTTCGCTATACCATCTTCAACAGTGCTTAAAGTTGTTCCGCAGCTAATCCAGTTTGGCAAG GCCATTCGGGCAGGTTTGAATTTGGAGTTAGCACCAGACCCAGTTGCAAATCAGTTGAATGTTCGAAATGGGGCCCTTGTTTTGCAG GTCCCTGCAAACAGTCTTGCAGCAAAAGCTGGACTCTTACCTACCAGGAGAGGATTTGCCGGTAACTTAATCCTCGGAGACATTATCGTGGGCGTTGACAACCACCct GTTAAAAATAAAGCAGAGTTATCCAAGGTTCTTGATGATGATTATAGTGTTGGGGATAGGGTGCTATTGAAGATACAAAGAG
- the LOC116246701 gene encoding protease Do-like 8, chloroplastic isoform X3 — translation MQDVLTLQASLQTLGSVLPKWSGRRELFLSSASQLRRASPPLSSSKDLRNDFLEEGNQRSVSRLKPDEQCLKDLPRIVYYDRFSATRRMLFTSMAMYFWGHPSWVPAAHALGDPTVTIEEVTPPIYPSGKLFPTEERIVNLFARNTYSVVNIFDVTLRPQLNMTGVIEVPEGNGSGVVWDRLGHIVTNYHVVGNALSRNPSPGKVVARVNILVSEGLQKSFEGKLVGADRLKDLAVLKVEAPMDILRPINVGTSSVLKVGQRCLAIGNPFGFDHTLTVGVISGLSREIFSQAGVTISGGIQTDAAINPGNSGGPLLDSKGNMIGINTAIFTQTGTSAGVGFAIPSSTVLKVVPQLIQFGKAIRAGLNLELAPDPVANQLNVRNGALVLQVPANSLAAKAGLLPTRRGFAGNLILGDIIVGVDNHPVKNKAELSKVLDDDYSVGDRVLLKIQRGDEKLELPIVLEQAS, via the exons ATGCAGGACGTTCTGACCCTCCAGGCGTCCCTCCAAACGCTTGGTTCCGTCCTCCCCAAGTGGTCCGGGAGGAGGGAGCTGTTCCTCAGCAGTGCTTCCCAACTTCGTCGCgcttctcctcctctttcttcttcgaAGGACTTGAGAAACGATTTCTTAGAAGAAGGGAACCAGAGATCCGTTTCGAGATTGAA ACCAGATGAACAATGTCTCAAGGACCTGCCTAGGATAGTCTATTATGACAGATTTTCTGCAACGCGTCGGATGTTGTTTACAAGCATGGCCATGTATTTCTGGGGTCATCCTTCATGGGTTCCTGCAG CTCATGCTCTGGGTGATCCTACTGTGACAATTGAAGAAGTAACACCACCTATTTACCCTTCTGGGAAGCTATTCCCTACAGAG GAGCGCATTGTCAACCTGTTTGCTAGGAACACGTATTCCGTTGTGAACATATTTGATGTTACATTGCGACCTCAGTTGAATATGACAGGTGTCATTGAG GTTCCTGAAGGAAATGGTTCAGGAGTCGTGTGGGACAGACTGGGCCATATTGTTACAAACTATCATG TGGTTGGCAATGCACTTTCTAGGAATCCTAGCCCTGGCAAAGTAGTTGCGCGTGTTAACATCCTTGTGTCTGAAGG GCTTCAGAAGAGTTTTGAGGGAAAGTTAGTTGGGGCAGATCGTTTAAAGGATCTTGCTGTCTTGAAG GTGGAGGCCCCAATGGATATATTGAGACCGATCAATGTTGGCACCTCGTCTGTTCTGAAAGTTGGACAGAGATGCTTAGCAATTGGAAACCCATTTGGTTTTGACCACACTTTGACAGTTGGTGTTATTAGCGGTTTAAGTCGAGAAATTTTTAGCCAGGCTGGGGTGACAATAAGTGGTGGAATTCAGACTGATGCAGCCATTAATCCAGGAAACAG TGGTGGTCCTTTACTGGATTCAAAGGGAAATATGATTGGAATCAACACAGCCATATTTACACAGACTG GTACTTCAGCTGGCGTAGGCTTCGCTATACCATCTTCAACAGTGCTTAAAGTTGTTCCGCAGCTAATCCAGTTTGGCAAG GCCATTCGGGCAGGTTTGAATTTGGAGTTAGCACCAGACCCAGTTGCAAATCAGTTGAATGTTCGAAATGGGGCCCTTGTTTTGCAG GTCCCTGCAAACAGTCTTGCAGCAAAAGCTGGACTCTTACCTACCAGGAGAGGATTTGCCGGTAACTTAATCCTCGGAGACATTATCGTGGGCGTTGACAACCACCct
- the LOC116246701 gene encoding protease Do-like 8, chloroplastic isoform X8 codes for MQDVLTLQASLQTLGSVLPKWSGRRELFLSSASQLRRASPPLSSSKDLRNDFLEEGNQRSVSRLKPDEQCLKDLPRIVYYDRFSATRRMLFTSMAMYFWGHPSWVPAAHALGDPTVTIEEVTPPIYPSGKLFPTEERIVNLFARNTYSVVNIFDVTLRPQLNMTGVIEVPEGNGSGVVWDRLGHIVTNYHVVGNALSRNPSPGKVVARVNILVSEGLQKSFEGKLVGADRLKDLAVLKVEAPMDILRPINVGTSSVLKVGQRCLAIGNPFGFDHTLTVGVISGLSREIFSQAGVTISGGIQTDAAINPGNSGGPLLDSKGNMIGINTAIFTQTGTSAGVGFAIPSSTVLKVVPQLIQFGKQNLTF; via the exons ATGCAGGACGTTCTGACCCTCCAGGCGTCCCTCCAAACGCTTGGTTCCGTCCTCCCCAAGTGGTCCGGGAGGAGGGAGCTGTTCCTCAGCAGTGCTTCCCAACTTCGTCGCgcttctcctcctctttcttcttcgaAGGACTTGAGAAACGATTTCTTAGAAGAAGGGAACCAGAGATCCGTTTCGAGATTGAA ACCAGATGAACAATGTCTCAAGGACCTGCCTAGGATAGTCTATTATGACAGATTTTCTGCAACGCGTCGGATGTTGTTTACAAGCATGGCCATGTATTTCTGGGGTCATCCTTCATGGGTTCCTGCAG CTCATGCTCTGGGTGATCCTACTGTGACAATTGAAGAAGTAACACCACCTATTTACCCTTCTGGGAAGCTATTCCCTACAGAG GAGCGCATTGTCAACCTGTTTGCTAGGAACACGTATTCCGTTGTGAACATATTTGATGTTACATTGCGACCTCAGTTGAATATGACAGGTGTCATTGAG GTTCCTGAAGGAAATGGTTCAGGAGTCGTGTGGGACAGACTGGGCCATATTGTTACAAACTATCATG TGGTTGGCAATGCACTTTCTAGGAATCCTAGCCCTGGCAAAGTAGTTGCGCGTGTTAACATCCTTGTGTCTGAAGG GCTTCAGAAGAGTTTTGAGGGAAAGTTAGTTGGGGCAGATCGTTTAAAGGATCTTGCTGTCTTGAAG GTGGAGGCCCCAATGGATATATTGAGACCGATCAATGTTGGCACCTCGTCTGTTCTGAAAGTTGGACAGAGATGCTTAGCAATTGGAAACCCATTTGGTTTTGACCACACTTTGACAGTTGGTGTTATTAGCGGTTTAAGTCGAGAAATTTTTAGCCAGGCTGGGGTGACAATAAGTGGTGGAATTCAGACTGATGCAGCCATTAATCCAGGAAACAG TGGTGGTCCTTTACTGGATTCAAAGGGAAATATGATTGGAATCAACACAGCCATATTTACACAGACTG GTACTTCAGCTGGCGTAGGCTTCGCTATACCATCTTCAACAGTGCTTAAAGTTGTTCCGCAGCTAATCCAGTTTGGCAAG CAAAACCTCACATTCTGA
- the LOC116247694 gene encoding probable methyltransferase PMT2 gives MGSKTNQKTRSSVSILVVIGLCCFFYTLGAWQKSGFGKGDSIAAEITRLTDCSVLPNLNFESHTGSINISESKIKQYKPCKVKFTDYTPCHDQTRAMTFPRENMNYRERHCPSQNEKLRCLIPAPEGYVNPFPWPKSRDYVAYANVPHKSLTVEKAVQNWVQFEGNVFRFPGGGTQFPHGADAYIDSLAAVIPIADGTVRTALDTGCGVASWGAYLLKRNVIAMSFAPRDSHEAQVQFALERGVPAVIGVLGTIRLPYPSRAFDMAHCSRCLIPWGANDGTYLMEVDRVLRPGGYWVLSGPPINWRVNYQAWQRPKEELEEEQRKIEEIAELLCWEKTHEKGEIAIWRKKINSDSCKTKQSNRQTYVCQNDSPDDVWYKKMTACITPFPDVSSADEVAGGALKKFPDRLNAVPPRIASGSVSGVTPNLFNEDVKLWRKHVNAYKRINKFIGTERYRNIMDMNAGFGSFAAALESPKSWVMNVVPTIAEKNTLGVIYERGLIGIYHDWCEAFSTYPRTYDLIHANDLFTMYKDKCNMEDIVLEMDRILRPEGAVIFRDNLDVLHKVKTMVSGMRWNTKLVDHEDGPLVSEKILVAVKRYWVGNSTAQE, from the exons ATGGGGTCTAAAACAAATCAAAAGACACGAAGTTCTGTTTCTATACTCGTCGTTATTGGTTTGTGCTGTTTCTTCTACACTTTGGGTGCATGGCAGAAGAGCGGTTTTGGGAAGGGAGACAGCATAGCTGCAGAGATCACTAGGCTGACTGACTGCAGTGTCTTACCAAATTTGAACTTTGAGTCACATACAGGAAGTATCAATATCTCCGAATCTAAGATTAAGCAATATAAGCCCTGTAAAGTTAAATTCACTGATTATACTCCTTGCCATGATCAAACACGTGCAATGACTTTCCCAAGAGAAAATATGAATTACAGGGAGAGACATTGCCCATCACAGAATGAGAAACTAAGATGCCTTATACCAGCTCCTGAAGGATATGTTAACCCATTCCCATGGCCAAAAAGTCGTGATTATGTAGCCTATGCAAATGTTCCTCACAAGAGTCTCACAGTTGAGAAGGCCGTTCAGAACTGGGTTCAGTTTGAGGGCAACGTATTCAGATTTCCAGGTGGAGGGACTCAGTTTCCGCATGGAGCAGATGCTTATATTGATTCACTTGCTGCTGTCATCCCAATTGCTGACGGAACTGTTCGTACGGCACTTGACACAGGATGCGGG GTTGCCAGCTGGGGTGCCTAcctattaaaaagaaatgtgatAGCAATGTCGTTTGCACCAAGGGACTCACATGAGGCTCAGGTTCAGTTTGCTTTGGAAAGAGGTGTACCTGCAGTTATTGGTGTACTTGGCACCATTCGGCTTCCATACCCATCAAGAGCATTTGACATGGCTCACTGCTCACGATGTTTGATCCCTTGGGGAGCAAATG ATGGCACATACTTGATGGAAGTAGACAGAGTTCTCAGACCAGGTGGTTATTGGGTACTCTCTGGTCCTCCAATCAATTGGAGGGTCAATTATCAAGCATGGCAGAGGCCTAAAGAGGAACTTgaggaagaacagagaaagatTGAAGAGATTGCTGAACTCCTCTGCTGGGAGAAGACACATGAAAAGGGAGAAAttgccatctggaggaagaaaaTCAATTCTGATTCTTGCAAGACGAAACAAAGCAATCGTCAAACTTATGTTTGTCAGAATGACAGTCCTGATGATGTCTG GTACAAGAAGATGACTGCATGCATAACACCTTTCCCTGATGTCAGTAGTGCTGATGAGGTTGCAGGAGGTGCATTGAAGAAGTTCCCTGATCGGCTCAATGCTGTGCCTCCAAGGATTGCTAGTGGGTCTGTTTCTGGGGTCACTCCAAACTTGTTTAACGAAGATGTTAAGTTATGGAGGAAACACGTAAATGCATATAAGAGAATCAATAAATTCATTGGCACCGAGAGATACCGGAATATAATGGATATGAATGCTGGATTTGGTAGTTTTGCTGCAGCTTTGGAGTCTCCAAAGTCATGGGTGATGAATGTTGTGCCTACAATTGCTGAGAAAAATACATTGGGTGTCATATATGAACGGGGTTTAATTGGCATATATCATGATTG GTGCGAAGCCTTTTCTACATATCCCAGGACATATGACCTAATCCATGCCAATGACCTTTTCACAATGTACAAGGACAA GTGCAATATGGAGGATATCGTCCTGGAGATGGACCGGATCCTGCGGCCTGAGGGTGCAGTCATATTCCGCGACAACTTAGATGTCTTGCACAAGGTGAAGACGATGGTCAGTGGCATGAGATGGAACACCAAGTTGGTTGATCACGAGGATGGTCCCTTGGTCTCTGAAAAAATCCTGGTAGCTGTCAAGAGGTACTGGGTAGGAAACAGCACTGCCCAAGAATAA
- the LOC126409189 gene encoding uncharacterized protein LOC126409189, whose protein sequence is MKLANKSTECEVSTTKSAILLIPTSLLRSHQKCHLSNPNSVVLSPSPINISVFYSREQQRTSLFSLWRIRTYHLSHNLPYSNFKFQYNYLLHLYIEANFLFCICIFVCGKRIETRCSSERTEFAELFSVFCFPLFFLTSSTAQAYKNCTVGDDLGWYDNTENSKINYQKWAAGKNFSLGDFLIFNTNTNHSVVQTYNFTIYKRCDFNDADSRDYSSQGDYNQAAGPWSIAIPLKKEGMNYFFSSFYDGDQCKNGQRFRINVVHGQGLPDSLENPVDASSPSPQPQQDYDTSTPDTANIPGNFNKPVPSSSEDVKQAAGASASPIKSTALGAILLGALGLLNLVLILFVFSIWFIF, encoded by the exons ATGAAATTGGCA AATAAAAGTACAGAATGTGAAGTGTCAACCACCAAAAGTGCCATCCTGCTAATCCCAACAAGTCTGTTGCGCTCTCACCAAAAGTGCCACCTTAGTAATCCTAACTCTGtagttctctctccctcccccatcaacatatctgttttttaTTCTAGAGAACAACAGAGGACCAGCCTGTTTTCACTGTGGAGAATAAGGACTTATCACTTATCCCATAACTTGCCTTACAGTAATTTCAAGTTTCAGTATAACTATCTTCTCCATCTTTATATAGAAGCAAATTTTCTCTTCTGCATCTGTATTTTCGTTTGCGGCAAGAGGATTGAGACCAGATGCTCCTCAGAAAGGACAGAATTTGCAGAACTGTTCTCTGTCTTCTGTTTCCCCTTGTTCTTCCTAACTTCGTCCACTGCTCAGGCTTACAAGAATTGCACGGTTGGGGATGATTTGGGATGGTACGACAACACTGAGAATTCGAAGATCAACTACCAAAAATGGGCAGCCGGCAAAAACTTCTCTTTGGGAGATTTCCTCA TTTTCAACACAAATACCAACCACTCCGTAGTTCAGACCTACAACTTCACAATATACAAGAGGTGCGACTTCAATGATGCAGACTCGAGAGATTATTCATCCCAAGGAGACTATAACCAAGCAGCAGGCCCATGGAGCATCGCAATCCCCCTCAAGAAAGAGGGCATGAACTACTTCTTCTCCAGCTTCTACGATGGAGACCAGTGCAAGAACGGGCAGAGGTTCAGGATCAACGTCGTCCATGGCCAGGGCCTGCCTGACAGCCTCGAGAACCCCGTCGATGCATCTTCCCCATCGCCCCAACCCCAGCAAGATTATGATACCTCCACTCCTGACACCGCCAATATCCCTGGAAATTTCAACAAACCGGTCCCTTCTTCTTCCGAGGATGTGAAGCAGGCAGCAGGGGCAAGTGCCAGCCCCATTAAATCGACCGCGTTGGGAGCTATTCTGTTAGGCGCTTTGGGTTTGCTGAATTTGGtgcttattttgtttgttttttctatttggttcattttctag